A window of the Candidatus Ozemobacteraceae bacterium genome harbors these coding sequences:
- a CDS encoding type II toxin-antitoxin system HicB family antitoxin encodes MSKYEIILYWSDQDQAYIAEIPELPGCMADGPTYIAALQNAEVIIQEWIETATELGREIPLPKGRLKYA; translated from the coding sequence ATGAGTAAATACGAAATCATCCTGTATTGGAGCGATCAAGACCAGGCCTATATCGCTGAAATCCCTGAACTGCCCGGCTGCATGGCCGATGGGCCGACATATATTGCCGCCCTTCAAAATGCAGAAGTCATCATCCAGGAATGGATTGAAACAGCGACAGAACTTGGCAGAGAAATTCCCTTGCCCAAAGGCCGCCTGAAATACGCATGA
- a CDS encoding type II toxin-antitoxin system HicA family toxin: MTQQSKILWQILRGQADNNISFSDLCSLLAHLGFAMRIKGDHHIFHKTGVVEIINLQPNGNQAKAYQVKQVRNLILEYRLGNIDE; the protein is encoded by the coding sequence GTGACTCAACAAAGCAAAATTCTCTGGCAAATCCTCCGAGGGCAGGCAGATAACAACATTTCCTTTTCTGACCTTTGCTCACTGCTGGCTCACCTTGGATTCGCAATGCGTATCAAAGGTGATCATCATATATTCCATAAAACAGGTGTCGTCGAGATCATCAATCTTCAACCAAATGGCAATCAAGCGAAGGCCTACCAAGTGAAGCAGGTCAGAAATTTGATTCTTGAATACCGGTTAGGAAACATCGATGAGTAA
- a CDS encoding PAS domain-containing protein translates to MEWVKEFGGAVTVCDADGVILSMNEKACRTFAKDGGASLVGKSLYDCHPEKARAKIREIMEKRVTNAYTIEKAGIKKLIYQAPWYKDGAFAGLVELSIEIPLEMPHFVRTPPSASET, encoded by the coding sequence ATGGAATGGGTGAAGGAGTTCGGCGGGGCGGTGACGGTTTGTGACGCGGACGGGGTCATTCTGAGCATGAACGAGAAGGCGTGCAGGACGTTCGCGAAGGACGGCGGGGCCTCGCTCGTCGGGAAAAGCCTGTATGACTGCCACCCGGAAAAGGCGCGGGCGAAGATCCGCGAGATCATGGAAAAGCGCGTCACGAACGCCTACACCATCGAAAAAGCCGGTATAAAGAAGTTGATATATCAGGCACCATGGTATAAAGACGGCGCGTTCGCGGGCCTCGTGGAATTGTCCATCGAAATTCCTCTCGAGATGCCACATTTCGTCCGCACCCCGCCTTCGGCCTCGGAAACCTGA
- a CDS encoding cyclase family protein, producing MKAPKMYDLTQRLSIHTPPWPSYMPLQVQYFKRIAGAHMGQGANGQIIKTSNHVGTHIDGEIHFCANGRTIGDTPLEDFCGEGVVVDISDCVSDYSLYSPEMLEKRAEIKKGDILIINTGYHRYGWDQKEADEVRYMVRHPGPNPDFHKWCAKMKFKWIGVDCGSADHPMNTILRQWHPKAFEAAEKKLKKDYGKAWDEMFPYDEYYQVMHLKMFPKGIIHAENLGGEIDKLKNKRTWIGLFPWRAIELESCISRIVAFDFGK from the coding sequence ATGAAAGCACCCAAGATGTATGATTTGACCCAGCGACTCAGCATTCACACGCCGCCGTGGCCGAGCTACATGCCCCTGCAGGTCCAGTATTTCAAGCGCATCGCCGGCGCCCACATGGGCCAGGGCGCGAACGGCCAGATCATCAAGACCAGCAACCACGTCGGCACCCACATCGACGGCGAGATTCACTTCTGCGCCAACGGCCGCACGATCGGCGACACGCCGCTCGAGGACTTCTGCGGCGAAGGCGTTGTGGTCGACATCTCCGACTGCGTCAGCGACTACTCGCTCTACTCGCCCGAGATGCTCGAAAAGCGCGCCGAGATCAAGAAGGGCGACATCCTGATCATCAACACCGGCTACCACCGCTACGGCTGGGATCAGAAGGAAGCCGACGAGGTGCGCTACATGGTTCGCCACCCGGGGCCAAACCCCGATTTCCACAAGTGGTGCGCCAAGATGAAGTTCAAGTGGATCGGCGTCGACTGCGGCTCGGCCGACCACCCGATGAACACGATCCTCCGCCAGTGGCACCCGAAGGCCTTCGAGGCCGCCGAGAAGAAGCTGAAGAAGGATTACGGCAAGGCCTGGGACGAGATGTTCCCCTATGACGAGTATTACCAGGTCATGCACCTCAAGATGTTCCCCAAGGGCATCATCCACGCCGAGAACCTCGGCGGCGAGATCGACAAGCTGAAGAACAAGCGCACCTGGATCGGCCTCTTCCCCTGGCGCGCCATCGAACTCGAGTCCTGCATCAGCCGCATCGTCGCCTTCGACTTCGGCAAGTAA